Genomic window (Prosthecobacter fusiformis):
AGAAAGGTGTCAAAGAGACAGCGTGGTTCGAGGAGCGCCTGACGCATTTGGCTGATTTGGTGGCAAAGGATCTGGGGCAGGACCCGCGTGAAATTCCCGGGGCAGGGGCAGCCGGTGGGCTTGGCTGGGGACTGATGGCTTTTTGTGGAGCACAACTGACCAACGGATTTGACCTTGTTGCGGAACAAATCGGCCTGGAAGAGCGTGTGACTCAGGCTGACTTGGTCATCACTGGGGAAGGCAGGCTGGACGCGCAGACCTTGCATGGAAAAGGCCCCGTGGGCATTGCGCAGATGGCTCGGCGCTTGGGTAAAAAAGTCGCCGCTTTTGCCGGTGCAGTCGAAGACAGCTCGGAACTACAGGCTCAATTTGATTTCACTCGTGCCACCAAACCGGCGGACATGCCTCTGGCGGAGGCCATTGCGCGTGCTGAGGAACTCCTGGCGGCAGCCGTGCGGGAAAGCGAGGCTGAGATTCGCAGTTTACTGGGGCACTGAGTGCAATTTTCAGTTTTCAGGATTCAGTTTTCCGCCACTGTCACGATCTCACTTTTAGAAACAGAATTCGAAACAGATCCTCTCAAGATGCCAAAACAAGCCGTTCTCCTCTTCGCCGGTCAGGGTGCCCAAAAAGTAGGCATGGGTAAAGACCTCGCCGAAGCGTATCCCGCTGTCCGTGCCATGCTGGAACAGGCGGACGCGGCCATCGGCTATCCGTTGAGCCAGATCATGTTTGAAGGTCCCATGGAGGAGCTGACGAAAACCAGCCGCTGCCAGCCTGCTCTTTATACTCACGGTTTAGCTCTTCTGGAGGTCCTGAAGTCCAAGGTGCCAGACCTGGAATTCACCGCCACGGCGGGGCTCTCCCTGGGGGAATTTACGGCCCATGCGGCAGCAGGGACCTTTGATTTTGCTACGGGATTGAATCTGGTTTTTCAGCGCGGCAGCTTTATGGAAGAGGCCTGCGAGACCACCCGCGGAGCGATGCTGGCCATGATTGGTGGTGAGGAGACTGCCATTCGTGAACTGGCTGCGGAATGTGATGTGGATGTGGCCAATTTGAATGCACCTGGGCAGATCGTCCTCAGCGGCAGTGTGGAAGAAATCGAAGCGGCCGCCGCCAAGTCCAAGGATAAAGGGATCAAGCGTGCCATTCCCCTGCCTGTGGCTGGCGCCTATCACAGTCGTCTGATGAAAGGCGCTCAGGACAAACTGGCTATTGCCTTGGAGGCAGCCACGATTGTCAGTCCCGCTGTGCCTGTCGTGTGCAATTTCGAAGCTCGCACCGTGATTCGCC
Coding sequences:
- the fabD gene encoding ACP S-malonyltransferase, with the protein product MPKQAVLLFAGQGAQKVGMGKDLAEAYPAVRAMLEQADAAIGYPLSQIMFEGPMEELTKTSRCQPALYTHGLALLEVLKSKVPDLEFTATAGLSLGEFTAHAAAGTFDFATGLNLVFQRGSFMEEACETTRGAMLAMIGGEETAIRELAAECDVDVANLNAPGQIVLSGSVEEIEAAAAKSKDKGIKRAIPLPVAGAYHSRLMKGAQDKLAIALEAATIVSPAVPVVCNFEARTVIRPEEIRATLTAQVTGSVRWVESMQHLIAEGHTLFIELGPDATLAGLMGKIDKSVKVISIKDTATLDAAVAELLA